A DNA window from Thalassospiraceae bacterium LMO-JJ14 contains the following coding sequences:
- the hisH gene encoding imidazole glycerol phosphate synthase subunit HisH yields the protein MSVVIVDYGSGNLRSAAKAFERAVSEAGLPDKVMVSSDPYAVRLADRVVLPGVGAFADCKRGLWAIDGMAEAIREHVTVKGNPFFGICVGMQLMASKGLEHGETDGFGWIAGTVDKIAPADDTLKIPHMGWNQLILPESSHPLFAGVEDGMHVYFVHSYHLLADDPDQVLATVDYGGPITAAVGRDNMVGTQFHPEKSQVAGLRIITNFLRWTP from the coding sequence ATGAGTGTCGTCATCGTCGATTACGGATCGGGTAACCTGCGTTCCGCCGCCAAGGCGTTCGAGCGCGCGGTCAGCGAAGCCGGGCTGCCCGACAAGGTCATGGTCAGCAGCGATCCCTATGCCGTGCGGCTTGCCGACCGGGTCGTTTTGCCGGGGGTCGGTGCGTTCGCCGACTGCAAGCGCGGCCTCTGGGCCATCGACGGCATGGCCGAGGCGATCCGCGAGCACGTGACGGTAAAAGGCAATCCGTTCTTCGGCATCTGCGTCGGCATGCAGTTGATGGCGAGCAAAGGTCTTGAGCACGGCGAGACGGATGGCTTCGGCTGGATTGCGGGCACTGTCGATAAAATCGCGCCCGCCGACGACACCCTGAAGATTCCGCACATGGGCTGGAACCAGTTGATCCTGCCGGAATCATCGCACCCGTTGTTCGCCGGGGTCGAGGACGGCATGCATGTCTACTTCGTGCATTCGTATCATCTGTTGGCCGACGACCCGGACCAGGTTCTGGCGACGGTCGATTACGGCGGGCCGATCACGGCGGCGGTCGGGCGCGACAATATGGTCGGCACCCAGTTCCACCCGGAAAAAAGCCAGGTCGCGGGGCTGCGCATCATCACCAATTTCCTCAGGTGGACGCCATGA
- the hisF gene encoding imidazole glycerol phosphate synthase subunit HisF — translation MLKVRIIPCLDVDRGRVVKGVNFVDLVDAGDPVEQARVYDAAGADELCFLDITASHENRETIFDVVARTAEQCFMPLTVGGGVRTTDDIRKLLLAGADKVSINTAAVHNPDFVREAAEKFGTQCIVVAVDAKATGPDKFEIFTHGGRKETGLDAVEWAVRMQELGAGEILLTSMDRDGTKQGFNLPLTRAVSDALTIPVIASGGVGNLDHLVEGVTEGHASAVLAASIFHFGTYTIAEAKAHMKAAGVAIREI, via the coding sequence ATGCTCAAGGTCCGCATCATTCCGTGTCTCGATGTCGACCGGGGCCGTGTCGTCAAGGGCGTCAACTTCGTCGATCTGGTCGACGCCGGCGATCCGGTGGAACAGGCGCGAGTCTATGACGCCGCCGGCGCCGACGAGCTTTGTTTTCTCGACATCACCGCCAGTCATGAAAACCGCGAAACGATTTTCGATGTGGTGGCGCGAACGGCGGAACAGTGCTTCATGCCGCTGACCGTCGGCGGCGGGGTCCGTACCACGGACGATATCCGCAAGCTTTTGCTGGCCGGGGCCGACAAGGTGTCGATCAATACGGCTGCCGTGCACAACCCGGACTTCGTGCGTGAAGCGGCGGAAAAATTCGGCACCCAGTGCATCGTCGTTGCCGTCGATGCGAAGGCCACCGGTCCCGATAAGTTCGAGATCTTCACGCACGGCGGGCGCAAGGAAACAGGGCTCGATGCGGTCGAATGGGCGGTCCGGATGCAGGAACTGGGAGCCGGTGAAATCCTGCTGACCTCGATGGACCGCGACGGCACCAAGCAGGGTTTTAACCTGCCGTTGACCCGTGCCGTTTCCGATGCGCTGACGATCCCGGTGATCGCGTCGGGCGGTGTCGGCAATCTCGATCATCTGGTCGAAGGCGTGACCGAGGGACATGCTTCGGCGGTTCTCGCGGCCTCGATTTTTCACTTCGGCACCTATACCATTGCCGAAGCCAAGGCGCATATGAAGGCCGCCGGTGTGGCGATCCGCGAAATCTGA
- a CDS encoding DUF2628 domain-containing protein encodes MRLYSVYLRDHGRMPAEDLVLIKEGFSWPAFVFTFVWAFWTRMWWPAIVLFTVIVLAGWGIRYLGLGEDVEGLASLLIALAIGLVGNDLRRWWLDYVGYQEVAVVSGRNAEEATRRFLDNAEIDRSGIYPGVYS; translated from the coding sequence ATGCGGCTTTATTCGGTATACCTCCGCGATCATGGCCGGATGCCGGCCGAAGACCTTGTCCTGATCAAGGAAGGGTTTTCGTGGCCGGCCTTCGTCTTCACCTTCGTCTGGGCGTTCTGGACCCGGATGTGGTGGCCGGCGATCGTGCTGTTCACGGTTATCGTGCTGGCCGGCTGGGGCATCCGTTATCTGGGTTTGGGCGAGGACGTCGAGGGTCTTGCGAGCTTGCTGATTGCGCTAGCGATAGGATTAGTCGGCAACGACCTCCGGCGCTGGTGGCTCGATTATGTCGGCTATCAGGAAGTGGCCGTGGTCTCCGGCAGGAATGCCGAGGAAGCAACCCGCCGCTTTCTCGATAACGCCGAGATCGACCGCAGCGGTATTTATCCGGGCGTCTATTCATGA
- the hslV gene encoding ATP-dependent protease subunit HslV, whose amino-acid sequence MSTDAPTSSWHATTILSVRKNGAVVIAGDGQVSLGDTIVKANARKVRRLSGDQVIAGFAGATADAFTLFERLEGKLEQYPGQLLRASVEMAKDWRTDRYLRRLEAMMAVADKDVSLILTGNGDVLEPADGLIGIGSGGNYALSAARALIDHEELSAEDIARRAMAVAADICVYTNTNVVIEKL is encoded by the coding sequence ATGTCCACTGATGCGCCCACCTCGTCCTGGCACGCAACGACGATCCTGTCGGTACGCAAAAACGGCGCCGTCGTTATTGCCGGTGACGGCCAGGTCAGCCTTGGGGATACCATCGTCAAGGCCAATGCCCGCAAGGTGCGGAGGCTTTCCGGCGATCAGGTCATTGCCGGGTTTGCCGGGGCCACGGCGGATGCCTTTACCCTGTTCGAGCGGCTTGAAGGCAAGCTCGAGCAGTATCCGGGTCAGCTTTTGCGGGCCTCCGTCGAAATGGCCAAGGACTGGCGCACGGACAGATATCTGCGCCGGCTGGAAGCGATGATGGCTGTCGCCGACAAGGACGTGTCGCTGATCCTGACCGGCAACGGCGATGTGCTGGAGCCCGCCGACGGCCTGATCGGCATCGGATCGGGCGGCAACTACGCGCTGTCCGCGGCGCGCGCCCTGATCGATCATGAAGAGCTCAGCGCCGAGGACATCGCCCGTCGCGCCATGGCCGTCGCCGCAGACATCTGCGTTTACACCAACACCAACGTGGTCATCGAAAAACTATGA
- a CDS encoding FecR domain-containing protein — protein MATRPEIERIQLSVIPGQPEVLSLPASGPVIVPGGGLMTDAVFARVDGDLLIELSDGARLIVRDYFTTAHPPPLASDAGAHIAPDVVSALAGVDAAATPTVTAGAAPIGRIETVSGDAEIVHADGTRTEAEAGTLLARGDRIETGADANAGMLFADESTFSVGSHAKATFDDLIYDPDSGAQHATFIVQQGTFSFSGGGIAMEDGAFVIKTPAATISVDGASGAGRVETDGGTMVTYLRADDVGAGAIRVENPGGAEVLDHSYEGLIVDDYFSRPSGVLRLGPRDTAEHYGDAITALPDAHAIMPDTLLAVKRGADPASQAVAREAEEADFAADEADGSANGLEDALQVDRDTAFEIAARKAAIAAAARDAASEALSDASEAEKAARTQAAEASTQANEKLSEAEQLRQQALDVLAESERRDQAFEQAIRDADTASAAEDNAARAVAETDLAEAQAAERLASAEEAVRRALEAAEQARNEALQILEEAKQKEAAFAEAQRAAAAAKEAEEARALAVAEADAAEEAAAAALKAAEAAAQSAARDAEAAERVAQEASTAAEVVETVVERELAAIDPDLLKPPAADDPSSSRGDWITQTNASMNVARAAMDAGEAAAREAYRAALREGSSIEEALERAIIAAEAYGGAKSADQVIAAGPDGLIEPGEDTGDIVIAGGGGFVGDAGTTGAIGTDVLIGGAGADALGAAGGGGYGGIDGLFGFGFRFTPIVLNLSSMLEDDDDERDDPVVLTATTTAQNVLQGTALADFLVGNATASTIGAQEGADFVYGDTPTNLLSGTHNISNTLTNPTFDASGGDDLLSGGAGDDSLWGGAGADTIYGDVPDDTGAFGISLGSAGNGADDIYGGDGNDTIYGNGGADTLNGEGGDDTFMLGDDDAANDVVRGGDSGADSGTDTVDYSGAGAAVTVDLAAGTAAGANTGNDTLSGIENVVGSGFDDTLSGSAVDNTLSGGGGADTLSGLGGADNIFGYAGDDVLIGGEGVDRLSGGTGADQFRFEGGTGADALAKAASLGTDIISDYNASENDLFMLSDGDFSLGNAGTLTDNVNYFEADTTSISSIAQNLSGGVANAGVVIIGSASGADGAEVWYTDNAAAMTDSNSYQIANVTGADRSTIDAGDFNLKS, from the coding sequence ATGGCGACACGCCCCGAAATTGAACGTATCCAGCTGTCGGTGATCCCCGGACAGCCTGAAGTCCTGAGCCTGCCCGCAAGCGGCCCGGTGATCGTGCCGGGCGGTGGGTTGATGACGGACGCGGTGTTTGCCCGCGTTGACGGCGATCTGCTGATCGAGCTTTCCGACGGTGCGCGGCTGATCGTCCGTGATTACTTTACCACCGCGCATCCGCCGCCGCTGGCCAGCGACGCCGGGGCGCATATCGCGCCTGACGTGGTTTCGGCACTGGCCGGGGTCGATGCCGCGGCGACACCGACCGTCACCGCCGGTGCCGCCCCGATCGGGCGCATCGAAACGGTTTCGGGCGATGCCGAAATCGTGCACGCCGACGGCACGCGTACGGAGGCCGAAGCAGGTACGCTTCTGGCGCGCGGCGACCGGATTGAAACGGGTGCCGACGCCAACGCCGGGATGTTGTTTGCCGACGAAAGCACGTTTTCCGTCGGCAGCCATGCCAAGGCGACCTTCGACGATCTGATTTACGATCCCGACAGCGGCGCACAACATGCGACATTCATCGTGCAGCAGGGCACGTTTTCATTTTCCGGCGGCGGCATCGCGATGGAGGACGGCGCCTTCGTCATCAAGACCCCGGCCGCGACGATCAGCGTCGACGGCGCCTCCGGTGCCGGCCGGGTCGAGACCGACGGCGGCACCATGGTTACCTATCTGCGCGCCGACGATGTCGGTGCCGGGGCGATCCGCGTCGAGAATCCGGGCGGTGCGGAGGTCCTGGATCATTCCTATGAAGGGCTGATCGTCGACGATTACTTCAGCCGGCCGAGCGGTGTTCTTCGGCTCGGGCCCCGCGATACGGCGGAACACTATGGCGATGCGATTACCGCCTTGCCCGATGCGCACGCCATCATGCCGGATACGCTGCTGGCGGTGAAACGCGGCGCAGACCCGGCCAGCCAGGCCGTGGCGCGCGAAGCGGAGGAAGCCGACTTCGCCGCTGACGAAGCGGACGGCAGCGCCAACGGCCTTGAAGACGCTTTACAGGTCGACCGCGATACGGCGTTCGAAATCGCGGCGCGCAAGGCGGCCATTGCGGCGGCGGCCCGCGATGCAGCAAGCGAAGCTCTCAGCGATGCTTCCGAAGCCGAAAAGGCGGCCCGCACCCAGGCCGCCGAGGCCAGTACGCAGGCGAACGAGAAGCTCAGCGAAGCCGAACAACTGCGTCAGCAGGCGCTCGATGTTCTGGCTGAATCCGAACGGCGCGATCAGGCCTTCGAACAGGCGATCCGCGATGCGGATACGGCGAGCGCGGCTGAGGACAATGCGGCCCGCGCCGTTGCCGAAACCGACCTCGCCGAAGCGCAGGCGGCGGAGCGTCTGGCGTCCGCCGAAGAGGCCGTGCGCCGTGCCCTTGAAGCGGCTGAGCAGGCCCGCAACGAGGCGCTGCAGATTCTCGAAGAAGCAAAGCAGAAAGAAGCAGCTTTTGCCGAAGCACAGCGTGCCGCGGCCGCCGCCAAGGAAGCCGAAGAAGCGCGCGCGCTGGCCGTTGCTGAAGCTGATGCCGCCGAGGAAGCCGCGGCTGCCGCGCTGAAGGCCGCCGAAGCCGCCGCCCAGTCCGCAGCCCGAGATGCCGAGGCTGCTGAGCGTGTGGCTCAGGAAGCAAGCACCGCCGCCGAGGTTGTCGAGACGGTCGTCGAACGCGAGCTTGCGGCCATAGACCCGGATCTTCTGAAGCCGCCTGCCGCCGATGATCCGTCGAGCAGCCGGGGCGACTGGATCACGCAGACAAATGCATCGATGAACGTGGCGCGCGCGGCGATGGATGCAGGCGAGGCGGCGGCGCGCGAGGCATACCGGGCGGCGCTTCGCGAAGGCTCAAGCATCGAGGAAGCCCTGGAGCGCGCGATCATTGCCGCCGAAGCCTATGGGGGCGCCAAGAGCGCGGATCAGGTCATCGCCGCCGGACCGGACGGACTGATCGAACCCGGCGAAGACACCGGCGATATCGTCATTGCCGGCGGTGGCGGGTTCGTCGGCGATGCCGGCACGACCGGCGCCATCGGCACGGATGTGCTGATCGGGGGTGCAGGTGCGGATGCCCTGGGGGCTGCGGGCGGCGGCGGATACGGCGGCATCGACGGGTTGTTCGGGTTCGGCTTCCGGTTTACGCCGATCGTCCTCAATCTGTCGTCGATGCTCGAAGACGATGACGATGAGCGCGACGATCCGGTTGTGCTGACGGCGACAACGACAGCGCAGAACGTTCTGCAAGGGACGGCGCTCGCCGATTTTCTGGTCGGTAACGCGACGGCTTCGACCATCGGTGCGCAGGAGGGGGCGGATTTCGTCTATGGCGACACGCCGACCAACCTGCTGTCGGGGACGCACAATATTTCCAATACCCTGACCAATCCGACGTTCGATGCTTCGGGCGGCGATGACCTGTTATCCGGCGGTGCCGGGGATGACAGCCTGTGGGGTGGGGCCGGCGCGGATACCATTTACGGCGACGTGCCCGACGATACGGGGGCATTCGGTATTTCGCTAGGCAGCGCCGGGAACGGCGCCGATGATATCTACGGCGGCGACGGCAACGATACGATTTACGGTAACGGCGGCGCCGATACGCTGAACGGCGAAGGCGGCGACGATACGTTCATGCTGGGTGACGACGATGCTGCCAATGATGTCGTGCGCGGCGGTGACAGCGGCGCCGATTCCGGTACCGACACCGTCGATTATTCCGGCGCCGGCGCGGCGGTGACGGTCGATCTGGCGGCAGGAACGGCGGCGGGTGCCAACACCGGCAACGATACCCTCAGCGGTATCGAAAACGTGGTCGGGTCCGGCTTCGATGACACGCTCAGCGGCTCGGCGGTGGATAATACGCTTAGTGGCGGCGGTGGCGCGGACACGTTGAGCGGCCTGGGCGGCGCCGACAATATCTTCGGCTATGCCGGGGATGACGTTTTAATCGGCGGCGAGGGCGTGGACCGGCTGAGCGGCGGTACGGGCGCGGACCAATTCCGCTTTGAGGGCGGTACGGGTGCCGACGCACTGGCCAAGGCAGCCTCGCTCGGGACCGATATCATCAGTGACTATAATGCATCCGAGAACGATCTGTTCATGCTGTCGGACGGCGATTTCAGTCTCGGTAATGCGGGTACGCTGACGGATAACGTCAATTATTTCGAGGCCGACACGACGAGCATTTCAAGTATCGCGCAGAATCTCTCGGGCGGTGTCGCCAACGCCGGCGTTGTCATCATCGGCTCGGCCAGCGGCGCGGACGGCGCCGAGGTGTGGTACACCGACAACGCCGCCGCCATGACCGACAGCAATTCCTATCAGATCGCCAACGTCACCGGCGCCGACCGCTCGACGATCGACGCCGGCGATTTCAATCTGAAAAGCTGA
- a CDS encoding phosphoribosyl-ATP diphosphatase, producing MTSDNSSEILARLFAVIESRKGGDADSSYTAKLLAGGAPKIGKKLGEEATEVTIAALSEGKDAVARESADLLYHLLVMWAAMDLTPEDVYAELQKREGTSGIEEKNSRTK from the coding sequence ATGACGTCCGACAATTCTTCTGAAATCCTGGCGCGTCTGTTCGCCGTCATCGAAAGCCGCAAGGGCGGCGATGCGGACAGCTCGTACACCGCCAAGCTGCTGGCCGGCGGCGCGCCGAAGATCGGCAAGAAGTTGGGCGAGGAAGCGACCGAAGTGACGATTGCCGCGCTGTCCGAAGGCAAGGATGCGGTGGCACGCGAAAGCGCCGATCTGCTGTATCACCTGCTGGTCATGTGGGCGGCGATGGACCTGACGCCCGAAGACGTCTACGCCGAACTGCAAAAACGCGAAGGCACGTCCGGCATTGAAGAAAAAAACAGCCGCACCAAGTAA
- the hisA gene encoding 1-(5-phosphoribosyl)-5-[(5-phosphoribosylamino)methylideneamino]imidazole-4-carboxamide isomerase → MIFFPAIDLKAGQCVRLVHGDMDRATVFNDNPAAQARAFADAGCTWLHMVDLDGAFAGKPENADAVTAVLGAVDIKVQLGGGIRDIQTIEGWLERGLERVILGTVAVRDPDLVIRACKAFPGHVALGIDARDGFVAVEGWAEATELKTEELAKRFEDAGAAALIYTDIGRDGAMQGPNLEATLSLADAVDIPVILSGGVSSMDDLRAVMAMDKGKLEGVISGRAVYDGRIDPADAVALLAEAA, encoded by the coding sequence ATGATCTTTTTCCCCGCGATTGACCTCAAGGCCGGGCAGTGCGTCCGCCTGGTGCATGGTGACATGGACCGGGCAACCGTCTTCAACGACAACCCTGCGGCGCAGGCGCGCGCCTTCGCCGATGCCGGCTGCACGTGGCTGCACATGGTCGATCTTGACGGCGCCTTTGCCGGCAAGCCGGAAAACGCCGACGCCGTCACGGCGGTGCTGGGCGCGGTCGATATCAAGGTCCAGCTGGGCGGCGGCATCCGCGATATACAGACCATTGAAGGCTGGCTCGAGCGGGGGCTAGAGCGAGTCATTCTCGGCACCGTTGCAGTACGCGATCCGGATCTGGTGATCCGCGCCTGCAAGGCATTCCCGGGACATGTCGCACTGGGTATCGATGCGCGCGACGGTTTCGTCGCGGTCGAGGGCTGGGCCGAGGCGACGGAACTGAAAACCGAAGAGCTGGCAAAACGCTTCGAGGACGCCGGTGCGGCGGCGCTCATCTATACCGACATCGGTCGTGACGGCGCCATGCAGGGGCCGAATCTGGAAGCGACCCTGTCGCTGGCCGATGCCGTCGATATTCCGGTGATCCTGTCGGGCGGGGTTTCCAGCATGGACGATCTTCGCGCCGTCATGGCGATGGATAAAGGCAAACTCGAAGGGGTGATTTCGGGCCGCGCCGTTTATGACGGCCGCATCGATCCGGCGGACGCCGTGGCCTTGCTGGCGGAGGCTGCCTGA
- the hisB gene encoding imidazoleglycerol-phosphate dehydratase HisB — MRKATIERKTKETEISVSLDLDGSGTYDISTGIGFLDHMLEQLSRHSLMDLTVKAKGDLHIDFHHTTEDTGIAIGEAFSEALGERKGITRYASALIPMDETLSRIALDISNRPYLIWRVEFTKPKLGDMDTELFKEWFQAFAQAAGITLHVENLYGENNHHIVESCYKGLARSLRDAIQIDPRKADEVPSTKGVL, encoded by the coding sequence ATGCGCAAAGCGACCATCGAACGCAAAACCAAGGAAACCGAGATTTCCGTCAGCCTCGATCTCGACGGCAGCGGGACATATGACATCTCGACCGGGATCGGCTTTCTCGATCACATGCTGGAACAGCTGTCCCGGCACAGTCTGATGGACCTGACCGTCAAGGCGAAGGGCGACCTGCACATCGACTTTCACCACACCACCGAAGATACCGGCATCGCTATCGGCGAGGCGTTTTCCGAAGCGCTCGGCGAGCGCAAGGGCATCACGCGCTATGCCAGTGCGCTGATCCCGATGGATGAAACGCTGAGCCGCATCGCGCTGGATATTTCCAACCGGCCGTATCTGATCTGGCGGGTCGAATTCACCAAGCCGAAACTCGGCGACATGGATACGGAACTTTTCAAGGAATGGTTTCAGGCTTTCGCGCAGGCGGCGGGCATCACACTGCACGTCGAAAACCTGTACGGCGAGAACAATCACCATATCGTCGAGAGCTGCTACAAGGGCCTCGCGCGGTCGCTTCGCGATGCCATCCAGATCGATCCCCGCAAGGCCGATGAAGTGCCGTCCACCAAAGGTGTGCTGTAA
- a CDS encoding histidine triad nucleotide-binding protein has translation MTYNPENIFAKIIRGEIPCDKVYEDEMTLAFNDINPQAPVHVLVVPKGSYVNMDDFHAKASDAEIAALMRTVGKVAALMDLPESGYRILSNNGEDAHQEVPHLHIHVVGKRDLGRMIGRPKSEG, from the coding sequence ATGACTTATAATCCGGAGAATATTTTCGCCAAGATCATCCGCGGCGAAATTCCCTGCGACAAGGTCTATGAAGACGAAATGACCCTCGCCTTCAACGACATCAATCCGCAGGCGCCGGTGCACGTGCTGGTCGTGCCCAAAGGATCGTACGTGAACATGGACGATTTCCATGCTAAGGCATCGGATGCGGAAATCGCCGCGCTGATGCGTACGGTGGGCAAGGTGGCGGCGCTCATGGACCTGCCCGAGAGCGGGTACCGGATCCTGTCCAACAATGGCGAAGACGCGCACCAGGAAGTCCCGCACCTGCATATCCACGTTGTCGGCAAGCGCGATCTCGGCCGCATGATCGGCCGGCCGAAGAGCGAAGGCTGA